One genomic window of Arachis stenosperma cultivar V10309 chromosome 10, arast.V10309.gnm1.PFL2, whole genome shotgun sequence includes the following:
- the LOC130957934 gene encoding F-box/kelch-repeat protein At1g30090 yields MQRVRFSSQQGAVHKLGDPQMTLSPKFRLAVIQSSLEYSLRGDPLIPGLPDDVALNCLLRLPVQSHSSCRAVCKRWHLLLGNKERFFTNRRQLGFKDPWLFVFAYHKCTGKIQWQVLDLTHFSWHTIPAMPCKDKVCPHGFRCVSIPRDGTLFVCGGMVSDVDCPLDLVLKYEMQKNRWTVMNRMNTARSFFASGVIDGMLYVAGGNSTDLYELDSAEVLDPFTGNWRSIASMGTNMASYDAAVLNGKLLVTEGWLWPFYVSPRGQVYDPRTDNWENMAVGLREGWTGSSVVVYGHLFVVSELERMKLKVYDTETDSWDAIDGPPLPEQICKPFAVNACDCHIYVVGRNLHVAVGHISRLLPDKNSDEKWSFSVRWHVIDAPESLSDLTPSSSQVLFA; encoded by the coding sequence ATGCAGCGTGTTCGATTTTCGTCTCAACAGGGAGCAGTACACAAGCTAGGAGACCCTCAAATGACATTATCTCCCAAGTTTAGGTTAGCTGTGATCCAATCTTCATTGGAATATTCTCTCAGGGGAGACCCCTTAATACCGGGCTTGCCGGACGACGTTGCTCTCAATTGCCTTCTCCGGCTGCCGGTTCAGAGTCATTCATCGTGTAGAGCTGTATGCAAGAGGTGGCATCTGCTACTTGGAAACAAAGAGAGGTTTTTCACCAACAGGAGACAATTGGGATTCAAAGATCCCTGGCTTTTTGTATTCGCCTACCATAAGTGCACTGGAAAGATCCAATGGCAGGTTCTTGACCTCACCCACTTTTCGTGGCATACCATCCCTGCAATGCCCTGTAAGGACAAGGTTTGCCCCCATGGTTTTAGGTGTGTTTCGATTCCCCGGGATGGCACTCTTTTTGTATGCGGCGGTATGGTCTCCGACGTCGACTGCCCTCTTGACTTGGTCTTGAAGTATGAGATGCAGAAAAATCGTTGGACTGTCATGAATAGGATGAATACGGCAAGGTCATTTTTTGCCAGTGGAGTAATTGATGGGATGCTTTATGTAGCTGGTGGGAATAGCACTGATCTATATGAGTTGGATTCTGCTGAGGTATTGGATCCTTTCACTGGAAATTGGCGCTCTATCGCCAGCATGGGAACCAATATGGCATCTTATGATGCAGCAGTTCTCAACGGGAAGCTTCTCGTCACGGAAGGCTGGTTATGGCCCTTTTATGTCTCTCCAAGGGGACAAGTCTATGATCCCAGAACAGATAATTGGGAAAACATGGCTGTTGGACTTAGAGAAGGCTGGACCGGTTCAAGTGTCGTTGTTTATGGCCACTTGTTTGTTGTCTCTGAGCTCGAAAGAATGAAGCTAAAGGTCTATGACACGGAAACAGACTCCTGGGATGCCATAGATGGCCCCCCTTTGCCTGAGCAAATATGCAAGCCTTTTGCTGTCAATGCTTGCGATTGCCATATTTATGTCGTGGGCCGAAATCTTCATGTTGCTGTTGGCCATATCTCTAGACTGCTTCCAGACAAAAATTCTGACGAAAAATGGAGCTTCAGTGTTCGGTGGCATGTAATCGATGCACCGGAGAGTTTATCTGATCTCACTCCTTCAAGCTCTCAGGTGCTGTTTGCATAG